The following are encoded in a window of Panicum virgatum strain AP13 chromosome 5N, P.virgatum_v5, whole genome shotgun sequence genomic DNA:
- the LOC120676117 gene encoding uncharacterized protein At5g19025-like, whose translation MAECRSLIEFLRAFEHHRRAADSSASACSRSRRARAAGAGASSFCDSTPMAVVDAVMLLAVVAALGFLVIPYLRLLLVEVGALLHPAASCLSAAAFFGAAVAVAAAVVAWELLGHHARKCGKPRCRGLKKAVEFDIQLETEECVRGRPGPAARSALLAAAGARPVELGDEQRELEAELRKMAPPNGRTVLIFRAPCGCPKGRMEVWGAKKVRRIKK comes from the coding sequence ATGGCGGAGTGCCGCAGCCTCATCGAGTTCCTCCGCGCGTTCGAGCACCACCGCAGGGCGGCGGACAGCTCCGCCTCCGCATGCTCCCGATCCAGGCGGGcccgcgcggccggcgccggcgcctcctccttcTGCGACAGCACCCCGATGGCCGTGGTCGACGCGGTCAtgctgctcgccgtcgtcgccgcgctCGGGTTCCTCGTGATCCCGTACCTCAGGCTGCTGCTCGTCGAGGTGGGCGCGctgctccaccccgccgcgtcctgcctctcggccgccgccttcttcggggccgcggtcgccgtggcggcggccgtcgtcgcgTGGGAGCTGCTGGGCCACCACGCGCGCAAGTGCGGGAAGCCCAGGTGCAGGGGCCTCAAGAAGGCCGTGGAGTTCGACATCCAGCTCGAGACGGAGGAGTGCGTGCGCGGCCGCCCCGGGCCCGCGGCGCGATCGGCGCTGCTCGCGGCCGCGGGGGCGCGCCCCGTCGAGCTCGGGGACGAGCAGCGGGAGCTGGAGGCCGAGCTCCGCAAGATGGCGCCGCCCAACGGCCGCACCGTGCTCATCTTCCGCGCGCCCTGCGGCTGCCCCAAGGGCCGCATGGAGGTCTGGGGCGCCAAGAAGGTTCGCCGGATCAAGAAGTGA
- the LOC120675837 gene encoding uncharacterized protein LOC120675837, with translation MEHTPKKKALLVLVTFSCLLLLPLASSAAPLSRSMSLANHRLPDPADVEVPLQGAERNLGEVAARMAIEVNDYPGSGANNRHEPRSPGRA, from the exons ATGGAGCACACCCCCAAGAAGAAGGCTTTGCTCGTCCTCGTCACGTtctcctgcctcctcctccttcctctggctTCCTCTGCTGCGCCTCTGTCCA GAAGCATGTCCTTGGCGAACCACCGGCTCCCGGACCCTGCCGATGTGGAGGTCCCTCTTCAG GGCGCGGAGCGAAAcctcggcgaggtggcggcgaggaTGGCGATCGAGGTCAACGACTACCCTGGGTCCGGCGCCAACAACCGCCACGAACCCAGGAGCCCCGGGAGAGCTTGA
- the LOC120675026 gene encoding myristoylated alanine-rich C-kinase substrate-like, which yields MLESAQDLSLKAFVAARCAARQLAAEESSKAAVADLEAKVATLEKEKEALQWRLDKSSEEKATLTTELLATADRAVKAEDAAKAAKLLEDAAEKQRALMHKHFHSFKESLQAKADAVAEPILAEAPTADAEGGGDHAGGGATPPSGDDGDEVAVGDGGNAGGSRGATDRAPAVEDQAMGGSSHPAAGEV from the exons ATGCTGGAGAGTGCACAAGATTTGTCGCTGAAGGCCTTCGTGGCTGCGCGTTGTGCCGCTCGACAGTTGGCGGCCGAAGAGAGCTCAAAGGCTGCCGTTGCAGATCTGGAGGCGAAGGTGGCTACactggagaaagaaaaagaagcacTGCAATGGCGCCTCGACAAATCTTCCGAAGAAAAGGCGACCCTCACCACGGAGTTGCTGGCGACAGCTGACCGGGCGGTGAAGGCGGAGGATGCAGCGAAGGCCGCGAAGTTGCTCGAAGACGCCGCCGAAAAGCAGCGGGCTCTTATGCACAAACATTTCCATTCCTTCAAGGAGTCG CTTCAAGCCAAAGCCGACGCTGTTGCGGAGCCCATCCTTGCCGAAGCTCCGACTGCTGATGCCGAAGGTGGTGgcgaccacgccggcggagGCGCTACGCCGCCTTCTGGCGATGATGGTGACGAGGTAGCGGTCGGCGATGGAGGAAATGCCGGCGGCAGTCGTGGGGCCACCGACCGAGCCCCGGCGGTCGAAGACCAAGCCATGGGGGGCTCTTCTCACCCTGCAGCTGGCGAGGTGTGA